TCCTGTCCGTCTCCTGCCAGGGACGTCACTGTGCCGCCGTAACTTCTCAGGACCCTCTGAAACGGCACCCCGCTCAGCCCACTCAGAGCAAACTCAGAGCATCCGACGGCGCCCGCGGCCCCCGCGAGGGGTGATCCTGGGAGGGCGATGAACACCACCCGCTCCGGCCGCCCGGCCCTCGCCCGACCCGACGGCACATCCCTGCGTGTCCTCGTCGTCGACGACGATCCCGATCTCGCCGAGGTGCTCTCCGGCGCCCTGCGCTACGAGGGCTGGGAGGTCCGCACGGCCGGCGACGGCGCCACGGCGGTGACCGCGGCCCGGGAACTGATGCCGGACGCGGTCGTGCTCGACGTGATGCTCCCGGACACCGACGGCTTCACCGTGCTGCGCTCCCTGCACACCGTGAAGCCCGATGTGTGCGTGCTGTTCCTGACCGCGCGGGACGCGGTCGAGGACCGCATCACCGGGATCACCGCGGGCGGCGACGACTACGTCACCAAGCCCTTCAGCCTGGAGGAGGTCGTCGCCCGGATCCGCGGCCTGCTGCGCCGCGCCGGCATGGCCCGCCAGATGGAGGAGGGACCGCGGCTGACCGTCGGCGACCTGGTCATGGACGAGGAGGCCCGCGAGGTGACCCGGGCGGGCGAGCTGATCGAGCTGTCCCCTACCGAGTTCGAGCTGCTGCGCTTCCTCATGCGCAACCCGCGCCGGGTGCTCAGCAAGACGCAGATCCTCGACCGGGTCTGGTCGTACGACTTCGGCGGCCGGGCCCATGTCGTCGAGCTGTACATCTCCTATCTGCGCAAGAAGGTGGACGCGGGGCGCGAGCCGATGATCCACACCGTGCGCGGGGCCGGGTATGTGCTCAAGCCGGTGGCCTCATGAAGGTGCCCCGGCCGCACACGATGCGCGCCCGGCTCACCCTCGGCCTGGTGGTGCTGCTGGCGGTGAGCTGCGCCGCGGTCGGCGTGGCCGCCGTCGTCGGACTGCGCGGCTTTCTCACCGGCCGCCTCGACGAGCAGCTGGCCGAGGCGGGGAACCGGTTCGCGGTGAGCCTGGAGCACAAGGGAGACCTTCCCGGCGCCTCCGGCGACCACGACAGTGACGATCGCGGCGACACCCGTCGCCAGGCCACCGGCACCTTCGGCGCCCGGCTGGTCGACGGCACGGTCACCCACGCCGCGGTCGTCCGTCCGAGCGGCACCAAGGACGTCACCCTGACCGAGCGCGA
This DNA window, taken from Streptomyces sp. NBC_00663, encodes the following:
- a CDS encoding response regulator transcription factor, which produces MNTTRSGRPALARPDGTSLRVLVVDDDPDLAEVLSGALRYEGWEVRTAGDGATAVTAARELMPDAVVLDVMLPDTDGFTVLRSLHTVKPDVCVLFLTARDAVEDRITGITAGGDDYVTKPFSLEEVVARIRGLLRRAGMARQMEEGPRLTVGDLVMDEEAREVTRAGELIELSPTEFELLRFLMRNPRRVLSKTQILDRVWSYDFGGRAHVVELYISYLRKKVDAGREPMIHTVRGAGYVLKPVAS